CTACGCGACGGTGCCCGCTCCCACGGCTGGGAGCTGGACGAAAACATCAGCATCTTCGAACTGACACCCCCGGAAGACCTGTTGAATGCCGAGCATCAGCAAAGTCTCCTCTACTCTTCGGACCTTGAGCTGGGTGAAGCCACCCGACAGATTTTCGAGGTCGTGGAGCGGGTCAAACCCAAACGGGTGGTTATCGACAGCCTGTCCGAGATCCGCTTGCTGGCGCAAAGCTCGTTGCGCTATCGCCGGCAAATTCTTGCGATCAAGCACTATTTCACGCGTTACGACGCAACCGTGGTCTTGCTTGACGACCTGACCACCGAGGCGCTCGACAAGACTGTTCACAGCGTCGCGCACGGCGTGATCCGGCTAGAAGAATTGACACCCAACTACGGCGCCGAACGCCGTCGAGTGCGTGTGGTGAAATACCGGGGTCAGAAATACCGCGGCGGGTACCACGATTTCACGATCATGGCCGACGGCATACACGTGTTTCCGCGTCTGGTCGCAGCGGAACACCGCAACCGCTTCGAGCGCAAGCAACTGAGCAGCAACATTACCGAGCTCGATGCCCTGCTGGGCGGCGGCATCGACGGTGGTTCCAGCACTTTGATCCTCGGCCCTGCGGGGACGGGTAAATCGCTTATCTCACTGGTGTTCGCCGCCGCTGCGGTGGCGCGTGGTGAAAAAGTCGGCCTGTTTATTTTCGATGAGGAAATGGGCCTGCTGTTCCAGCGCATGAAGCAGATGAACATCGACCTTCAAGCGCTGCAAGATACGGGCAATCTGTTGATCGAGCAGGTTGACGCGGCGGAGCTTTCACCGGGCGAGTTCTCTCACCGGGTACGCCGCAGCGTCGATCAAAAAGGCATCCGTACCGTGGTTATCGACAGCCTGAACGGTTATCAGGCCGCGATGCCGGAAGAAAACGCACTTGTTCTGCACATGCACGAGCTGCTGCTGTACCTCAATCGTAAGGGCGCTGCGACGTTCATGACCGTGGCACAGCACGGACTGGTCGGCGACATGCGTGCGCCGGTGGACATCACCTACTTGGCCGACACCGTGATTCTGCTGCGTTACTTCGAGGCACTGGGGCAGGTAAGGCGCGCCATTTCAATCATCAAAAAACGCACCGGCACGCACGAATCGACCATTCGCGAATACCGCATCGGCTCGCAGGGGATGAAAATCGGTGAGCCGCTGAGTGAATTCCAGGGCGTTCTTCGTGGCGTACCGAACTACATGGGCGCGAGCAATCCGCTGTTGAAGGATGAGGACGCTTGAGCACCACCGGGCAGTTATCGGAACGAGCAATCATCCTCGCCCCGCGCGGCAGGGACAGTCAGATCGCATTGAGCATTCTGCAGGAAGCAGGTTTCCCGGCGATGATCACCCACGACCTCGAAGGACTGAGCAGGGAGCTGAGTTCTGGTGCCGGTCTGGCAATCATCGCGGACGAAGCGTTGCGTGGATCGGACATCAATCCGTTGCTCGAGCAATTGTCAGCCCAGCCTGCGTGGTCTGATTTGCCTATCGTGCTGATGACCCACCATGGCGGTCCTGAGCAGAATCCCTCCGCTGGGTTTGGCAAGCTGCTCGGTAACGTGACGTTTCTGGAACGGCCTTTTCATCCGGTCACTCTGGTGAGTCTGGTGACGGCGGCTGTGCGCAGCCGTCGTCGTCAATACGAGGCGCGCAGCCGTCTGCAAGACATGCTCGAAAGCGAGCAGCGCCTGCAAAACGCGCTGACCGCAGGGCGTCTTGGCTCGTGGCAGCTGGAAGCCGAGTTTCTGGAGCTTGAATGCTCGGCCACCAGCAAGTCTCACTACGGCTATGCCGGTGATGCGCCGTTCAGTTATCAGAACTGGCTCGACGCGGTGTATTTCGAAGACCAGCCCCGCATGAAATCAGCGCTGCAACAGAGCCTCGATACCGGCGACGATTTCGTCATCGAATTTCGCAATGTCTGGCCCGACGGCTCTCTCAATTGGGTCGACGTCCGGGCGCGGGCGATGCGTGCCAGCAACGGGCGTGTCAGCGTCTTGGCAGGGGTGAGCTCGGACATCACCGAGCGCAAACTGGCTGAACAGCAGTTGCTCCGGCTCAACGAAACATTGGAGCAAGAGGTTGAGGAACGCACGTCACAGCTTCGGCATAACGAAGAAGTGCTGCGCCAGTCGCAGAAAATGGAAGCGGTTGGCCAACTCACGGGCGGCATCGCCCACGACTTCAACAATATGCTGACTGGCATCATCGGCAGCCTGGAGCTATTGCGCCGGCGCATCGCGCGCGGGCGCCTGGATGACCTTGATGGCCTGATCGACCTGGGCGTGACCTCGGCCAACCGCGCTGCCGCCCTCACCCACCGGTTGCTGGCCTTTTCACGGCGGCAATCGCTGGACTCCAAGCCCGTCGAAATGAACGAGCTGGTGCATTCCATGGGCGAGTTGCTCAACCGTAGCATCAACGAAAGCATCCAACTGGACATGCTCCTGGAGCCTCAGTTGTGGACGGCCGAGGCTGACCCTAATCAGCTGGAAAGCGCCCTGCTCAACCTGGTGCTCAATGCTCGCGATTCTATGGCCAACGGCGGCAAGCTGAGAATCGAGACATTTAACCGGCATCTTGATCGCAGCTTCACCAACAACTATGAAAACCTGTTGCCGGGCGACTACGTGGTGCTCAGCGTGTCGGACAACGGCAGCGGGATGCCGGAAAGCGTGATCAACCGGGCCTTTGACCCGTTTTTCACCACCAAACCCATCGGCCAGGGCACTGGGCTCGGCTTGTCGATGATCTACGGCTTCGCGAAGCAGTCGCACGGCCACGTGGCCATTGAAAGCACCGTTGGGGAAGGCACCACCGTGCGCCTGTTCCTGCCGCGCTTTCAGGGCGACAAGGTGGAAGTCGATACGCTCCGCCCGTCTGATGCCGTCGAGGCCAGAGCCGGCGAGACGGTACTGATCGTGGAGGACGATCCCGCCGTGCGCGCGCTGGTGTGTCAGGTGCTGAGCGAGCTGGGGTATGCGTATCTGGAAGTGAGCGACGGGACGAGTGCGGTGCCGGTACTGGAGTCAGACCAACGCATCGACCTGATGATCAGCGATGTCGGGCTGCCGGGCATGAATGGACGTCAGGTGGCGGAAATCGGCCGCCAATTGCGCCCGGAGCTCAAAGTGCTTTTCATCACGGGTTACGCCGAACATGCCGCAGTGAGAGCGGGTTTCCTCGACACCGGCATGCAGATGATCACCAAGCCATTCGCCTTCGACAACCTGACTGCCAAAGTGCGAGAGATGATTGAAAGCTGATGCGGTACCGATGTTACGACACCGCTTGATGGTGAAACGCGGGCACGGGCTGAATCAGCTCCCACCCCGCGCGAATGAATTCGCGGCTATAGAGGTATGCAGGGTTCCAGGCGAGTTAGTTCAGCAACCGCTGGATCTGCGTATGCAGGGTGTCCATGGTGAAGGGCTTGGCCAGGATGGGGGCTTTGGAAGCGATAGGGCTGCCCGAGTCGACGATCTCGGCAGGATAACCGCTGATGAAGATCACTTTGAGTTCCGGCCGCAGCTTCACTGCAGGCTCGGCGATCATCACCCCGGAAATGCCACCCGGCAGCCGATAATCGGTAATCATCAAATCCAGGTGGGGTTTGGTCGCAAGAATTTCGAATGCCTGCTCACCGTTTTCCGCCTGCAGCACCCGGTAGCCCTCGCCCGACAGATAGTCTGCAAGCAGCATCAGAATCAGCGGTTCGTCTTCGACGATGAGTACGACATTTTCTGCATCAGAGCTCATTTGAACGCCTATGATCTTTAAATAGCTGCACGTACGACCATGCCTGTTGGCGGAGGTTGCGCAAGATTTCAGTTAAATTCTCGAACAGTTTTCGACGACCCGACAGACGTTCGTTTCAGTCGGCGCCAAGCCGAATGCGCAGACCTCAGTCCATCGCTCAGTCCATCGTTCAGAGCGGCAGCTTTACGCGGAACAGCGAGCCGTTGCCTTCCTCACTTTCGACCGAAATAGTCCCGCCGTGCGCCGCGACAATCTGGTCTGAAATAAACAACCCCAACCCTAAACCTGCCACCGCGTGCTTGGCCGATACGCGTTCGAACTGCTGGAAAATGCGCTTCTGGTTCTCTTCGCTGATGCCGATGCCTTTGTCCACCACATCGATCCGCGCCTCGTTGGCTTCGATGTAAACCTTCACGTGGATTGGCTTGCGCGCGCCGTAACGCAGGGCATTGGTCAGCAGATTCGCCACCACCTGTTCGATCCGGAATTCGTCCCAGACGCCAATCACTGGCGTCTTGGCGCTCAATGTCACCGAGCAATCGGCAGCGGCAATCTGCGCCGAGTAGCTTTCAACCAGATTGACCACCAGTTCAGCCAGGTCGAAAGCGCTGGTGCGAATCGACAGCTTGCCGGTGCGGATACGCGATACATCCAGCATGTCCTCGATCAGCCGGATCAGGCTCTGGATCTGCCGCTCATCGCGGTCAACCATGGCCTTGAGCTTGTCCATGGTGAACGCCGAAGCGTTGTCCTTGGCCAGGTGCAACTGGCGCAACTGCGTTTCGAGGATCAACCCGTTGAGCGGGGTACGCACCTCGTGGGACACGATAGACATAAAGTCGTCGCGCATACGGACCGCGTGCTCCAGCTCATTCTGGGTCGACTGTAATTGCGTCAACAGCGCCTCTTGCTCCTGACGCGCGCGCTCGAGCGCATCGAGCTGATGCTTGAGCGCCTTGCGCTGGCGATACAGGTCGACAAACACGTTGACCTTGCTCTTGACCGCATGGATATCCAACGGCTTGTGCAGAAAGTCTACGGCGCCGCTTTCGTAACCCTTGAACGCGTAATTCAGCTCGCGGCCCGCCGCACTGACGAACACAATCGGGATGTTCTTGGTCTTTTCGGTGCCGCGCATCAACTCAGCCAGTTCAAAGCCGTTCATGCCAGGCATCTGCACGTCGAGAATCGCCATGGCGAACTCGTGCTCCAGCAACAACGACAGTGCCTCATCCGCTGACAACGCTTTGTACACCTGTCGGTCTTCACGCTTGATCAACGCTTCGAGCGCCAGAAGGTTTTCCGGCAGATCGTCGACGATCAGCAGTTTGGCTTGTATTTCACTCAGCATGCGGTTCGTTCCAGCTCGACAAGCAATGCGCCGATGTCACGCAAAGGCAGAAGATAGTCCGGTGTGTGTAACGCAAGGGCTGCGTCGGGCATTGCACGCGCCTGTGCCTGGCTAGGGTCTTGCACCACGGTAAAGCCGCCACCTTGCTTGATTCGCGACAAACCGTAAGCGCCGTCGCTGTTGGCGCCTGTCAGCAGAACACCTGCAAGCCTGGGCCCGAAAGCTTCGGCCGCCGAGTCAAACAAGATATCGATGCTGGGCCGGGAGTAAAAAACCCGTTCTTCCTGACTGAAGGAAAACGTAAGGTCTGCCTCAATCGACAGATGATAGCCCGGCGATGCGAAGTACAAGGTGCCCGGCACCAGTGCTTCCTTGTCGTCAGCTTCCTTGACCGGAATGCGCAGGCGCGACATGAACACTTCGGCCAACTGGCTGCGGCGCTCGTCCGGCACATGCAGCACGGCAATGATCGGTAACGTGTAACCCAGCCGCAACGGCGTAAAAATCTTCAATAACGCTTCCACGCCCCCGGCAGAGGCGCCGACCACAATGGCATCCACCGCAGGCAACGGCGCTGCTCCGATGTCGACATCCAGGTCAACGGTCTGGAAAGAAGTTTTCATGATTTGCGGTAAATCCGCTCAGGTTTGACCAAGGGCTCGAACCGGCCGCTGTAGTCCGAGAAATCCAGCGTTTCCTTGCTGCCCAGCACCAGAAAGCCACGATGGCTAAGGGACTCGTGAAACAACCCGAACGCCCGGTTTTGAAGTTTCTTGTTGAAGTAGATCAGCACATTGCGACAGGAGACCAGTTGCGTCTCTGAAAACACACTGTCGGTCGCCAGACTGTGGTCGGCGAAGGTGACGTTCTCGCGCAGCGTCTTATCGAAAATCGCGTAGTCGTAGGCCGCCGTGTAGTACTCGGAAAGCAGCCGCTTGCCGCCCGCACGCAGGTAATTATCGTTATAGGCACGCATGTTTTCCATGGAGAAAATGCCTTGTTTGGCCTTCTCCAGCGAGCGCGGATTGATGTCGGTGGCGTAGATGATCGTCCGTTCCAGCAAGCCTTCTTCACGCAGCAGGATCGCCATCGAGTAGACCTCCTCGCCCGTGCTGCAGCCCGCGATCCAGATCTTCAGCGACGGATAGGTCTTGAGCAACGGCACCACTTCCTGGCGGATGGCAAGGAAATGGCTTGGATCACGAAACATTTCACTGACCGGAATCGTCATAAACTGCAGCAGTTGCATGAAGGCCGATGGGTCATGTAACACCCGCTCCTGCAACGCTGAAATGGTCTTGAGTTCAAACTGGCGCAGCGCGTGACTAACCCGGCGCTTGACCGAAGCGCCCGAGTAATCACGGAAGTCGTAGCTGTACTTCAGATAGATCGCCTCGATCAACAGGCGCAACTCAATATCAGCGTCTCGATCAAGCGGCATCTGTAAAACCTGGTCTGTGTGCGGAAGTGGTCAATTGATCCGGCCCATTCAAATACGTTCCATTTTCGGCAGCCACACACGTATCAGCGAGAACAGCCGGTCCAGGTCAATCGGCTTGGCCAGATAATCGTTCGAGCCCGCCTGCAGGCAGCGATCCTGATCGTCCTTCATCGCTTTTGCGGTGACCGCAATGATGGGGAGCTTGCGCCAGCGCGGGTCTTTACGGATCTCGGCCGTGGCCTCGTAGCCGTCCATCTCCGGCATCATCACGTCCATGAGGACCAGATCGATGTCCTCGACTTCGTTGAGTTTGGCGATGGCCTCAAGGCCGTTGCGCCCCACTTCCACGATGGCGCCTTTGTGTTCCAGGGCGCTGGTAAGGGCAAAGATGTTTCGTACGTCGTCGTCGACTACCAGAATTTTGCGGCCTTCGAACACACGGTCGCGGCTGCGAGCGGTCTTGAGCATTTTCTGGCGTTCGGTCGAGAGCTGCGATTCGACCTTGTGCAGGAACAGCGTGACCTCATCGAGCAAGCGCTCAGGAGAGCGTGCGCCCTTGATGATGATGCTGCGCGAATACTTGAGCAGCTCGGTTTCTTCGTCGCGTGTCAGGTTGCGGCCTGTGTAAACGATGACTGGCGGAAACGCGGCGATCTCATCGGTGGACATGCGCTTGAGCAAGTCATTGCCCAGCATGTCCGGGAGCTTGAGG
The DNA window shown above is from Pseudomonas sp. BSw22131 and carries:
- a CDS encoding ATPase domain-containing protein, producing the protein MTTSKAATGIDGLDDILAGGLSRSHVFLLEGEPGTGKTTIALQFLLAGAAEKERSLYITLSETERELRDGARSHGWELDENISIFELTPPEDLLNAEHQQSLLYSSDLELGEATRQIFEVVERVKPKRVVIDSLSEIRLLAQSSLRYRRQILAIKHYFTRYDATVVLLDDLTTEALDKTVHSVAHGVIRLEELTPNYGAERRRVRVVKYRGQKYRGGYHDFTIMADGIHVFPRLVAAEHRNRFERKQLSSNITELDALLGGGIDGGSSTLILGPAGTGKSLISLVFAAAAVARGEKVGLFIFDEEMGLLFQRMKQMNIDLQALQDTGNLLIEQVDAAELSPGEFSHRVRRSVDQKGIRTVVIDSLNGYQAAMPEENALVLHMHELLLYLNRKGAATFMTVAQHGLVGDMRAPVDITYLADTVILLRYFEALGQVRRAISIIKKRTGTHESTIREYRIGSQGMKIGEPLSEFQGVLRGVPNYMGASNPLLKDEDA
- a CDS encoding hybrid sensor histidine kinase/response regulator produces the protein MSTTGQLSERAIILAPRGRDSQIALSILQEAGFPAMITHDLEGLSRELSSGAGLAIIADEALRGSDINPLLEQLSAQPAWSDLPIVLMTHHGGPEQNPSAGFGKLLGNVTFLERPFHPVTLVSLVTAAVRSRRRQYEARSRLQDMLESEQRLQNALTAGRLGSWQLEAEFLELECSATSKSHYGYAGDAPFSYQNWLDAVYFEDQPRMKSALQQSLDTGDDFVIEFRNVWPDGSLNWVDVRARAMRASNGRVSVLAGVSSDITERKLAEQQLLRLNETLEQEVEERTSQLRHNEEVLRQSQKMEAVGQLTGGIAHDFNNMLTGIIGSLELLRRRIARGRLDDLDGLIDLGVTSANRAAALTHRLLAFSRRQSLDSKPVEMNELVHSMGELLNRSINESIQLDMLLEPQLWTAEADPNQLESALLNLVLNARDSMANGGKLRIETFNRHLDRSFTNNYENLLPGDYVVLSVSDNGSGMPESVINRAFDPFFTTKPIGQGTGLGLSMIYGFAKQSHGHVAIESTVGEGTTVRLFLPRFQGDKVEVDTLRPSDAVEARAGETVLIVEDDPAVRALVCQVLSELGYAYLEVSDGTSAVPVLESDQRIDLMISDVGLPGMNGRQVAEIGRQLRPELKVLFITGYAEHAAVRAGFLDTGMQMITKPFAFDNLTAKVREMIES
- a CDS encoding response regulator; translated protein: MSSDAENVVLIVEDEPLILMLLADYLSGEGYRVLQAENGEQAFEILATKPHLDLMITDYRLPGGISGVMIAEPAVKLRPELKVIFISGYPAEIVDSGSPIASKAPILAKPFTMDTLHTQIQRLLN
- a CDS encoding hybrid sensor histidine kinase/response regulator, giving the protein MLSEIQAKLLIVDDLPENLLALEALIKREDRQVYKALSADEALSLLLEHEFAMAILDVQMPGMNGFELAELMRGTEKTKNIPIVFVSAAGRELNYAFKGYESGAVDFLHKPLDIHAVKSKVNVFVDLYRQRKALKHQLDALERARQEQEALLTQLQSTQNELEHAVRMRDDFMSIVSHEVRTPLNGLILETQLRQLHLAKDNASAFTMDKLKAMVDRDERQIQSLIRLIEDMLDVSRIRTGKLSIRTSAFDLAELVVNLVESYSAQIAAADCSVTLSAKTPVIGVWDEFRIEQVVANLLTNALRYGARKPIHVKVYIEANEARIDVVDKGIGISEENQKRIFQQFERVSAKHAVAGLGLGLFISDQIVAAHGGTISVESEEGNGSLFRVKLPL
- a CDS encoding chemotaxis protein CheB; translated protein: MKTSFQTVDLDVDIGAAPLPAVDAIVVGASAGGVEALLKIFTPLRLGYTLPIIAVLHVPDERRSQLAEVFMSRLRIPVKEADDKEALVPGTLYFASPGYHLSIEADLTFSFSQEERVFYSRPSIDILFDSAAEAFGPRLAGVLLTGANSDGAYGLSRIKQGGGFTVVQDPSQAQARAMPDAALALHTPDYLLPLRDIGALLVELERTAC
- a CDS encoding CheR family methyltransferase codes for the protein MPLDRDADIELRLLIEAIYLKYSYDFRDYSGASVKRRVSHALRQFELKTISALQERVLHDPSAFMQLLQFMTIPVSEMFRDPSHFLAIRQEVVPLLKTYPSLKIWIAGCSTGEEVYSMAILLREEGLLERTIIYATDINPRSLEKAKQGIFSMENMRAYNDNYLRAGGKRLLSEYYTAAYDYAIFDKTLRENVTFADHSLATDSVFSETQLVSCRNVLIYFNKKLQNRAFGLFHESLSHRGFLVLGSKETLDFSDYSGRFEPLVKPERIYRKS